The following are from one region of the Streptomyces fradiae genome:
- the pflB gene encoding formate C-acetyltransferase, with amino-acid sequence MTATPAETTVNDGAWKGFKGGLWRDAIDVRDFIQHNYTPYEGDDSFLAGPTERTTAVWQAITDRFPEECAKGVYDVASDIPSTITAHAPGWIDRDKDLIVGLQTDAPLKRAIMPNGGWRMVAGALETYGYPVPADLEKVFTEYRKTHNAGVFDAYTPEIRAARKAGIVTGLPDAYGRGRIIGDYRRVALYGVDRLIEVKQEEKEELNSLPADNRSLEETIRLREELAEQIRALGELKTMAASYGHDISGPARTGREAIQWLYFAYLAAVKEQNGAAMSLGRTSTFVDVYLQRDIEAGLLTEEQAQELVDDFIIKLRIVRFLRTPEYDELFSGDPTWVTESIAGMGEDGRPLVTRTSFRYLQTLYNLGPAPEPNMTVFWSPQLPQGFKEFCAKVSIDTSSVQYESDELMRPRFGDDTAIACCVSAMPVGKQMQFFGARVNLAKTLLYAINGGRDERSGAQVGPDTGAITSAVLDHDEVMRKFDEQMEWLASVYVHALNVIHYMHDKYAYERLEMALHDRDVRRTMACGIAGLSVAADSLAAVKYARVTVLRDETGLATDYEIEGEYPAYGNNDERADEIAVWLVEEFMRKVRKHPTYRDAEHTQSVLTITSNVVYGKKTGNTPDGRRAGEPFSPGANPMNGRDTHGYVASALSVAKLPYEDAEDGISLTNTVTPDGLGRTPEERIRNLAGVLDGYMASDGFHMNVNVLNRDVLLDAMAHPENHPQLTIRVSGYAVNFVRLTPEQQLDVLNRTFHGSL; translated from the coding sequence ATGACTGCGACCCCGGCTGAGACAACGGTGAACGACGGCGCCTGGAAAGGCTTCAAGGGCGGCCTCTGGCGCGACGCCATCGACGTCCGCGACTTCATCCAGCACAACTACACCCCGTACGAGGGCGACGACTCCTTCCTCGCCGGCCCCACCGAGCGGACCACCGCCGTGTGGCAGGCCATCACGGACCGCTTCCCCGAGGAGTGCGCCAAGGGCGTGTACGACGTCGCGTCCGACATCCCGTCCACCATCACCGCCCACGCCCCCGGCTGGATCGACCGCGACAAGGACCTGATCGTCGGCCTCCAGACGGACGCCCCGCTCAAGCGCGCGATCATGCCCAACGGCGGCTGGCGTATGGTCGCCGGCGCCCTGGAGACCTACGGCTACCCGGTCCCGGCCGACCTCGAGAAGGTCTTCACCGAATACCGCAAGACCCACAACGCCGGTGTCTTCGACGCCTACACCCCCGAGATCCGCGCCGCCCGCAAGGCCGGCATCGTCACCGGACTCCCCGACGCCTACGGCCGCGGCCGCATCATCGGCGACTACCGCCGGGTCGCCCTCTACGGCGTCGACCGCCTGATCGAGGTGAAGCAGGAGGAGAAGGAGGAGCTCAACTCCCTTCCCGCCGACAACCGTTCGCTGGAGGAGACCATCCGGCTGCGCGAGGAACTCGCGGAACAGATCCGCGCCCTCGGCGAACTGAAGACGATGGCCGCCTCCTACGGCCACGACATCTCCGGCCCCGCCCGCACCGGCCGCGAAGCCATCCAGTGGCTGTACTTCGCCTACCTCGCCGCCGTGAAGGAGCAGAACGGCGCCGCGATGTCCCTGGGCCGCACCTCCACCTTCGTCGACGTCTATCTGCAGCGCGACATCGAAGCCGGCCTCCTGACCGAGGAGCAGGCCCAGGAACTCGTCGACGACTTCATCATCAAGCTGCGCATCGTCCGCTTCCTGCGCACCCCCGAGTACGACGAGCTGTTCTCCGGCGACCCGACCTGGGTCACCGAGTCCATCGCCGGCATGGGCGAGGACGGCCGTCCGCTGGTCACCCGCACCTCCTTCCGTTATCTGCAGACCCTCTACAACCTCGGCCCGGCCCCCGAGCCGAACATGACCGTCTTCTGGTCGCCGCAGCTCCCGCAGGGCTTCAAGGAGTTCTGCGCCAAGGTCTCGATCGACACCTCCTCCGTGCAGTACGAGTCGGACGAGCTGATGCGACCCCGCTTCGGCGACGACACCGCCATCGCCTGCTGCGTCTCCGCGATGCCCGTCGGCAAGCAGATGCAGTTCTTCGGCGCCCGCGTGAACCTCGCCAAGACCCTCCTCTACGCGATCAACGGCGGCCGCGACGAGCGCTCCGGCGCCCAGGTCGGCCCCGACACCGGCGCCATCACCTCCGCCGTCCTCGACCACGACGAGGTGATGCGCAAGTTCGACGAGCAGATGGAGTGGCTGGCGAGCGTGTACGTCCACGCGCTGAACGTCATCCACTACATGCACGACAAGTACGCCTACGAGCGCCTCGAGATGGCCCTCCACGACCGCGACGTGCGCCGCACCATGGCCTGCGGCATCGCCGGCCTCTCGGTCGCCGCCGACTCGCTGGCCGCCGTCAAGTACGCCCGGGTCACCGTCCTGCGCGACGAGACCGGCCTGGCCACCGACTACGAGATCGAGGGCGAGTACCCGGCGTACGGCAACAACGACGAGCGCGCCGACGAGATCGCGGTGTGGCTGGTCGAGGAGTTCATGAGGAAGGTGCGCAAGCACCCGACCTACCGCGACGCCGAACACACCCAGTCCGTCCTGACCATCACCTCCAACGTCGTCTACGGCAAGAAGACCGGCAACACCCCCGACGGGCGCCGCGCCGGCGAGCCGTTCTCCCCGGGCGCCAACCCGATGAACGGCCGCGACACCCACGGCTATGTCGCCTCGGCCCTGTCGGTCGCCAAGCTCCCGTACGAGGACGCCGAGGACGGCATCTCACTGACCAACACCGTCACCCCCGACGGCCTGGGCCGCACCCCCGAGGAACGGATCCGGAACCTGGCCGGCGTCCTCGACGGCTACATGGCGAGCGACGGCTTCCACATGAACGTCAACGTCCTCAACCGCGACGTCCTCCTCGACGCCATGGCCCACCCCGAGAACCACCCACAGCTCACCATCCGGGTCTCCGGCTACGCGGTGAACTTCGTCCGCCTCACCCCCGAGCAACAGCTCGACGTCCTGAACCGCACCTTCCACGGCTCCCTGTAG
- a CDS encoding MFS transporter, whose amino-acid sequence MGSVVQDSRTTGGSSPVSYDAEQYGPGRPITDWEPENELFWKSIGRKVANRNLWIAVPALLVAFVVWQVWSVTATNLKDVGFGFSTSQLFWLTAIPGLTGGTARILYTFLGPMIGQRRFTALSTVVLVVPLIWLGIAIQDPSTPYGVMVAIAALCGIGGANFASSLANIGFFFPKAKKGSATGINGGLGNLGVSVVQLLTPIVITWSTIAIGSAQHKADGTPVHLQNAAFVWVPVVLVLAAVAWFGQNDLKVASTPFSRQKVIFRRKHNWLMTWLYVGTFGSFIGFAAALPMLIKTTFPDYSVATYAWMGPAVGALARWAGGWIADKWGGARVTILSFVGMAAAIIGVIGFLPSGGDGGSFLGFFLCFLAAFFFSGIGNGSTFRQIPVIFRGTHLKGLTEGTPEYAAALKQAEMESGAVTGFTSAIAAYGFFFIPALFGSIAVTSAMWGFVGFYLSCIVVTWWCYARKGAEAPS is encoded by the coding sequence ATGGGTTCCGTAGTCCAGGACAGCAGAACGACGGGCGGGTCGTCGCCCGTCTCGTACGACGCGGAGCAGTACGGGCCCGGCCGGCCGATCACCGACTGGGAGCCGGAGAACGAGCTCTTCTGGAAGTCCATCGGCCGCAAGGTCGCGAACCGCAACCTGTGGATCGCGGTGCCGGCCCTGCTCGTGGCCTTCGTGGTCTGGCAGGTGTGGTCGGTCACCGCGACCAATCTGAAGGACGTCGGCTTCGGCTTCTCCACCTCCCAGCTGTTCTGGCTGACGGCCATCCCGGGCCTGACCGGCGGCACGGCCCGCATCCTCTACACCTTCCTCGGCCCGATGATCGGACAGCGGCGCTTCACCGCCCTGTCCACGGTGGTCCTGGTGGTGCCGCTGATCTGGCTGGGCATCGCGATCCAGGACCCGTCGACCCCTTACGGGGTGATGGTGGCCATCGCCGCGCTGTGCGGCATCGGCGGCGCGAACTTCGCCTCCTCCCTCGCCAACATCGGCTTCTTCTTCCCGAAGGCGAAGAAGGGCAGCGCGACCGGCATCAACGGCGGCCTCGGCAACCTGGGCGTCTCCGTGGTCCAGCTGCTGACCCCGATCGTCATCACCTGGTCGACGATCGCGATCGGCTCCGCCCAGCACAAGGCCGACGGCACCCCGGTCCACCTGCAGAACGCGGCCTTCGTCTGGGTCCCGGTCGTCCTGGTCCTGGCCGCCGTCGCCTGGTTCGGCCAGAACGACCTGAAGGTCGCCTCCACCCCGTTCAGCCGGCAGAAGGTCATCTTCCGGCGCAAGCACAACTGGCTGATGACCTGGCTGTACGTCGGCACCTTCGGCTCCTTCATCGGCTTCGCCGCGGCTCTGCCGATGCTGATCAAGACCACCTTCCCGGACTACTCCGTCGCCACCTACGCCTGGATGGGCCCGGCGGTCGGCGCCCTCGCCCGGTGGGCGGGCGGCTGGATCGCCGATAAGTGGGGCGGCGCGCGGGTCACGATCCTGTCCTTCGTGGGCATGGCGGCGGCCATCATCGGAGTCATCGGCTTCCTTCCCTCGGGCGGTGACGGCGGTTCCTTCCTCGGCTTCTTCCTCTGCTTCCTCGCGGCCTTCTTCTTCTCGGGCATCGGCAACGGCTCGACCTTCCGCCAGATCCCGGTGATCTTCCGCGGGACCCATCTGAAGGGCCTGACGGAGGGCACCCCGGAATACGCCGCGGCGCTCAAGCAGGCGGAGATGGAGTCCGGCGCCGTCACCGGCTTCACCTCGGCCATCGCGGCCTACGGCTTCTTCTTCATCCCGGCCCTCTTCGGCTCGATCGCGGTGACCAGCGCGATGTGGGGATTCGTCGGCTTCTATCTGAGCTGCATCGTCGTGACCTGGTGGTGCTACGCCCGCAAGGGCGCCGAAGCCCCCAGCTGA
- a CDS encoding Rieske (2Fe-2S) protein — protein MSLTEPPPDNGAGAATDPDDPNRPADAAHAALHDRIAADSLTTRRDYLRIVATVSGGLAAGGIGVASGILHRHGDSDDGAPEPKKIADQLLPGDSIAFRYPDEEDRAVAIRLADGTLAGYSAVCTHLACAVLWRNDRGSEGELYCPCHEGVFDARTGEVTAGPPPRGLPKVLLVEETDGSVWAVGTTRSGESVREGLCRQLGGERPGLAERLGCPGAAGPAAEGSRRT, from the coding sequence ATGAGCCTCACCGAACCACCCCCGGACAACGGCGCCGGCGCGGCCACCGACCCGGACGACCCGAACCGGCCCGCCGACGCCGCCCACGCGGCCCTCCACGACCGGATCGCCGCCGACTCGCTCACCACCCGCCGCGACTACCTGCGGATCGTCGCCACCGTCTCCGGCGGCCTGGCCGCCGGCGGCATCGGCGTCGCCTCCGGCATCCTGCACCGCCACGGCGACAGCGACGACGGCGCACCCGAACCGAAGAAGATCGCGGACCAGCTCCTGCCCGGCGACTCGATCGCCTTCCGCTACCCCGACGAAGAGGACCGCGCCGTCGCCATCCGCCTCGCCGACGGAACCCTCGCCGGCTACTCCGCCGTCTGCACCCACCTCGCCTGCGCCGTGCTCTGGCGCAACGACCGGGGGAGCGAGGGCGAGCTGTACTGCCCCTGCCACGAGGGCGTCTTCGACGCCCGCACCGGCGAGGTCACCGCGGGCCCGCCGCCCCGCGGCCTGCCCAAGGTGCTCCTCGTCGAGGAGACCGACGGAAGCGTCTGGGCCGTGGGCACCACCCGCTCCGGAGAGAGCGTCCGCGAGGGCCTGTGCCGCCAGCTCGGCGGGGAACGCCCCGGCCTCGCCGAACGCCTCGGCTGCCCGGGCGCCGCCGGCCCCGCCGCCGAAGGGAGCCGACGGACATGA
- a CDS encoding molybdopterin oxidoreductase family protein: MTSPLPLDPSVAPPGTRNFRDAGGIPADRWHADQNGETLVPTHCCFCGVQCGMYLRVDHHGKVFGVEPRNHDINRMRLCPKGINAYQQVNHPDRLTAPLMRRNRDEPFREVGWDEALDFTVAEIRRIQTEYGNDAFGLLGGASLFSEKTYLVGKFARVALKTRHVDYNGRLCMVSAAGANKLSFGIDRAGNPFSDILLTDCLLIAGSNVGECFPVMTQYLWGARDRGATLIVVDPRETAIARTADIHVALKPGTDSAFFNAVLHVVVAEGLTDEAYLAAHTTGWEEVKKTVAEYPPARSAEICGVPAEQIVQVARMFAGAGKAMAWHARGVEHHSQGVENCLTIINLCVATGNIGRPGAGYGTITGQGNGQGGREHGQKSDLLPGGRSISDPEHRRQICEIWGIAESELPPAGTSMMEMVWQMQRREIRGLIGICNNPFVSLPNYATVKEGYDTTEFHAQFDFFLSETAANAHVVFPVTVWAEDDGVMANAEARVVKHNKAQEPPAGVRTDTWVICELAKRLGAGAKFAFPDSRAVFEELRIASAGTVNDYYGITYDRLEETGGIAWPCPSTDHPGTPRLFEDGRTYHADGKIHMQVVEWHPPMDPYSEEYPLSLTTGRTVAHFLSGNQTRRLGALVEQTPRPWVEVHPSHGFRNGDPVRVVTRRGSEVFPALVTEAIRPDTVFVPYHWPVPTAANALTIDALDPRSKIPEYKVCAARIEAAERIDEVPAPPTAPGHVAYPETQVSRDDPLPPTSPQGRGTSERS; this comes from the coding sequence GTGACCTCCCCGCTGCCTCTTGACCCCTCCGTCGCCCCGCCCGGCACCCGCAACTTCCGCGACGCCGGCGGCATCCCCGCCGACCGCTGGCACGCCGACCAGAACGGCGAGACCCTCGTCCCCACCCACTGCTGCTTCTGCGGCGTGCAGTGCGGCATGTATCTGCGGGTCGACCACCACGGCAAGGTCTTCGGCGTCGAACCCCGCAACCACGACATCAACCGGATGCGGCTCTGTCCCAAGGGCATCAACGCGTATCAGCAGGTCAACCACCCCGACCGGCTCACCGCCCCGCTCATGCGCCGCAACCGCGACGAACCCTTCCGCGAGGTCGGCTGGGACGAGGCGCTCGACTTCACCGTCGCCGAGATCCGCCGCATCCAGACCGAGTACGGCAACGACGCCTTCGGCCTGCTCGGCGGCGCCAGCCTGTTCTCGGAGAAGACCTATCTCGTCGGCAAGTTCGCCCGGGTCGCCCTGAAGACCCGGCACGTCGACTACAACGGGCGGCTGTGCATGGTCTCCGCCGCCGGAGCCAACAAGCTCTCCTTCGGCATCGACCGGGCCGGCAACCCCTTCTCCGACATCCTGCTCACCGACTGCCTGCTCATCGCCGGCTCCAACGTCGGCGAATGCTTCCCCGTGATGACCCAGTACCTCTGGGGAGCCCGGGACCGCGGCGCCACCCTCATCGTGGTCGACCCGCGCGAGACCGCCATCGCCCGCACCGCCGACATCCACGTCGCGCTCAAGCCCGGCACCGACTCCGCCTTCTTCAACGCCGTCCTCCACGTCGTCGTCGCCGAGGGCCTCACCGACGAGGCCTACCTCGCCGCCCACACGACCGGCTGGGAGGAGGTGAAGAAGACCGTCGCCGAATACCCGCCCGCCCGCTCCGCCGAGATCTGCGGCGTCCCCGCAGAACAGATCGTCCAGGTCGCCCGCATGTTCGCCGGCGCCGGCAAGGCCATGGCCTGGCACGCCCGCGGCGTCGAACACCACTCCCAGGGCGTCGAGAACTGCCTGACGATCATCAACCTGTGCGTCGCCACCGGGAACATCGGCCGCCCCGGCGCCGGATACGGCACCATCACCGGCCAGGGCAACGGCCAGGGCGGCCGCGAGCACGGCCAGAAGTCCGACCTGCTGCCCGGCGGGCGCTCCATCTCCGACCCCGAGCACCGCCGCCAGATCTGCGAGATCTGGGGCATCGCCGAGTCCGAACTCCCGCCCGCCGGCACCTCCATGATGGAGATGGTCTGGCAGATGCAGCGCCGCGAGATCCGCGGCCTCATCGGCATCTGCAACAACCCCTTCGTCTCCCTCCCCAACTACGCCACGGTGAAGGAGGGCTACGACACCACCGAGTTCCACGCCCAATTCGACTTCTTCCTCTCCGAGACCGCCGCCAACGCGCACGTCGTCTTCCCCGTCACCGTCTGGGCCGAGGACGACGGCGTCATGGCCAACGCCGAGGCCCGGGTCGTCAAGCACAACAAGGCCCAGGAACCCCCGGCCGGCGTCCGCACCGACACCTGGGTCATCTGCGAACTCGCCAAACGCCTCGGCGCCGGAGCCAAGTTCGCCTTCCCCGACTCCCGAGCCGTCTTCGAAGAACTGCGCATCGCCTCGGCCGGCACCGTCAACGACTATTACGGCATCACCTACGACCGGCTGGAGGAGACCGGCGGCATCGCCTGGCCCTGCCCCTCCACCGACCACCCCGGCACCCCCCGCCTCTTCGAGGACGGCCGGACCTACCACGCCGACGGCAAGATCCATATGCAGGTCGTCGAATGGCACCCGCCCATGGACCCGTACAGCGAGGAATACCCCCTCTCGCTCACCACCGGCCGCACCGTCGCCCACTTCCTCTCCGGCAACCAGACCCGCCGCCTGGGCGCCCTCGTCGAACAGACCCCGCGCCCCTGGGTCGAGGTCCACCCCTCCCACGGCTTCCGCAACGGCGACCCGGTCCGCGTCGTCACCCGCCGCGGCAGCGAGGTCTTCCCCGCCCTGGTCACCGAGGCCATCCGCCCCGACACCGTCTTCGTCCCCTACCACTGGCCCGTACCCACCGCGGCCAACGCGCTGACCATCGACGCCCTCGACCCCCGGTCGAAGATCCCCGAGTACAAGGTCTGCGCCGCCCGCATCGAGGCCGCCGAACGCATCGACGAGGTCCCCGCACCGCCCACCGCCCCCGGCCACGTCGCCTACCCCGAGACCCAGGTCTCCCGCGACGACCCCCTGCCGCCCACGTCCCCGCAGGGCCGTGGCACCTCGGAGAGGAGCTGA
- a CDS encoding MFS transporter gives MIEPPQAPAAPPPVVADRPPQTPAQVRRRATLAGVAVSVLLILAIVLGSRLLRDFDSALLPYAVATVFLAFGVAYRYTVWVSAPGARRLFKQGWGAFFSAGNFRRAPTALPRMIATYLGFQKFLGARSHARWAAHQLIFWGCVLAALITFPLTWGWFTFTSSTGSGPGYEMRIWGFKILGFDALNVVGWLMFHGLDIAAVLVIPGASYFLWRRMKDRGAITGQRFAYDLVPLIALIVISVTGLLLTFSSIFLHGGGYEFLAILHMVSVVFTLIYIPFGKFFHIVQRPAAVGMQLFKYTARRKGEPAATAGAVTGAAAAAGAPGEVSADGLLGCRRCGRPIDTAPYVENLQGTMRDLKLDFDEWAEYCPRCKRVLRGTAYLTHVKKGFK, from the coding sequence GTGATCGAGCCACCGCAGGCCCCCGCCGCGCCGCCGCCCGTCGTCGCCGACCGGCCGCCGCAGACCCCCGCTCAGGTGCGTCGCCGCGCGACCCTCGCGGGGGTCGCCGTCTCCGTGCTGCTGATCCTCGCGATCGTGCTCGGCAGCCGGCTGCTGCGCGACTTCGACTCGGCCCTCCTCCCGTATGCGGTGGCCACCGTCTTCCTCGCCTTCGGCGTCGCCTACCGCTACACCGTGTGGGTCTCCGCCCCCGGCGCCCGGCGCCTGTTCAAACAGGGCTGGGGCGCCTTCTTCTCCGCCGGTAACTTCCGCAGGGCGCCCACCGCCCTGCCCCGGATGATCGCCACCTACCTCGGCTTCCAGAAGTTCCTCGGCGCCCGCTCACACGCCCGCTGGGCGGCTCACCAGCTGATCTTCTGGGGCTGTGTCCTGGCCGCCCTCATCACCTTCCCGCTGACCTGGGGCTGGTTCACCTTCACCTCCTCCACCGGCTCGGGGCCCGGCTACGAGATGCGGATCTGGGGCTTCAAGATCCTCGGCTTCGACGCGCTGAACGTCGTCGGCTGGCTCATGTTCCACGGCCTGGACATCGCCGCCGTCCTCGTCATCCCCGGCGCCTCCTACTTCCTGTGGCGGCGGATGAAGGACCGCGGCGCCATCACCGGCCAGCGCTTCGCCTACGACCTGGTGCCGCTGATCGCCCTCATCGTCATCTCCGTCACCGGTCTGCTCCTCACCTTCTCCTCGATCTTCCTGCACGGCGGCGGCTACGAGTTCCTGGCGATCCTGCACATGGTGTCGGTGGTCTTCACCCTCATCTACATCCCCTTCGGGAAGTTCTTCCACATCGTGCAGCGGCCCGCCGCCGTCGGAATGCAGCTGTTCAAGTACACCGCCCGCCGCAAGGGCGAGCCGGCCGCCACGGCCGGGGCCGTGACCGGGGCCGCCGCCGCGGCCGGAGCGCCCGGCGAGGTGAGCGCCGACGGCCTGCTCGGCTGCCGCCGCTGCGGCCGCCCTATCGACACCGCCCCCTACGTCGAGAACCTCCAGGGCACCATGCGCGATCTGAAACTCGACTTCGACGAATGGGCCGAGTACTGCCCCCGCTGCAAGCGCGTCCTGCGGGGCACCGCCTACCTCACCCACGTCAAGAAGGGCTTCAAGTGA
- the pflA gene encoding pyruvate formate-lyase-activating protein, which yields MAVLPGSDIPTRPVTPAAAATHRPAVGSVHSWDLSTGVDGPGTRFVTFLSGCPLTCLYCHNPDTWRMRNGTRTSADAVIAEAAKYTRFIAAAGGGATVSGGEPLLQPVFAGELLHRMKHELGLHTALDTSGFLGARATDALLRDTDLVLLDIKCWDPDTYKRVTGRPLRPTLDFARRLADLGQEVHVRFVLVPGLTDAPADIEGVAAFAGGLGNVSRVDILPFHKLGEAKWRALAKPFTLHDTPSPTSDRIASAREVFRSHGLYAV from the coding sequence ATGGCCGTACTCCCCGGCTCGGACATCCCGACCCGCCCCGTCACCCCGGCCGCCGCGGCGACCCACCGTCCCGCCGTGGGGTCGGTGCACTCCTGGGACCTGTCCACCGGCGTCGACGGTCCCGGCACCCGCTTCGTCACCTTCCTCTCCGGCTGTCCCCTCACCTGTCTCTACTGTCACAACCCCGACACCTGGCGGATGCGGAACGGCACGCGCACCTCCGCCGACGCCGTCATCGCCGAAGCGGCCAAGTACACCCGCTTCATCGCGGCCGCCGGCGGCGGGGCCACCGTCTCGGGCGGCGAGCCCCTGCTCCAGCCCGTCTTCGCCGGTGAGCTGCTGCACCGGATGAAGCACGAGCTCGGTCTGCACACCGCCCTCGACACCTCGGGCTTCCTCGGCGCCCGGGCCACCGACGCCCTGCTGCGCGACACCGACCTGGTGCTTCTCGACATCAAGTGCTGGGACCCGGACACGTACAAGAGGGTCACCGGCCGGCCGCTCCGCCCGACCCTGGACTTCGCCCGCCGCCTCGCCGACCTCGGTCAGGAGGTCCACGTCCGCTTCGTGCTCGTCCCCGGGCTCACCGACGCCCCTGCCGACATCGAGGGCGTCGCCGCCTTCGCCGGCGGCCTCGGCAATGTCTCCCGCGTGGACATCCTCCCCTTCCACAAGCTCGGCGAAGCGAAATGGCGAGCACTCGCCAAGCCGTTCACCCTCCACGACACCCCGTCCCCGACCTCGGACCGGATCGCCTCGGCCCGCGAGGTCTTCCGGTCTCACGGGCTGTACGCGGTCTGA
- a CDS encoding 4Fe-4S dicluster domain-containing protein, protein MMGRTIFIDPGRCIGCQACVSACRECDSHRGKSMIHLDYPDEGHSVASLPTVCMHCEDPVAPCAEVCPADAILVTADGVVQQADTTRCIGCANCVNACPFGVPKIDLQAKLQMKCNLCYDRTAYGLAPMCATVCPTGALFYGTLDELRAERPGVEVADSFTFGSTTISTGVAMVVPADRVQWPVPGGLPIVEVNGVDVR, encoded by the coding sequence ATGATGGGCCGCACGATCTTCATCGACCCCGGCCGCTGCATCGGCTGCCAGGCCTGTGTCTCCGCCTGCCGCGAATGCGACTCCCACCGCGGCAAGTCGATGATCCACCTCGACTACCCCGACGAGGGCCACTCCGTCGCCTCCCTCCCCACCGTCTGCATGCACTGCGAGGACCCCGTCGCCCCGTGCGCCGAGGTCTGCCCCGCCGACGCGATCCTGGTGACCGCCGACGGCGTGGTGCAGCAGGCCGACACCACCCGCTGCATCGGCTGCGCCAACTGCGTCAACGCCTGCCCCTTCGGCGTCCCGAAGATCGACCTCCAGGCGAAGCTGCAGATGAAGTGCAACCTCTGCTACGACCGCACCGCCTACGGCCTCGCCCCCATGTGCGCCACCGTCTGCCCCACCGGCGCCCTCTTCTACGGAACCCTCGACGAACTCCGCGCCGAACGCCCCGGCGTCGAGGTCGCCGACTCCTTCACCTTCGGGTCCACCACCATCTCCACCGGCGTGGCGATGGTCGTCCCCGCCGACCGAGTCCAGTGGCCGGTCCCCGGCGGTCTGCCCATCGTCGAAGTCAACGGAGTGGATGTCCGATGA
- the mscL gene encoding large conductance mechanosensitive channel protein MscL, with protein MAPHTAHAKKGTLVAEKKESLLGGFKAFLMRGNVIDLAVAVVIGAAFTNIVNSVVKGIINPIVGAFGTKDLEGYASCIKDSCKIVNGEMQGIQIQWGLVLSAVLSFVITAAVVYFLMVLPMAKILAKRAAHDKAKEGVQETLEVSELEVLKEIRDHLIAQRGPSSGSTAGSNT; from the coding sequence ATGGCTCCGCACACTGCACACGCGAAGAAAGGCACCTTGGTGGCCGAGAAGAAGGAAAGCTTGCTGGGAGGCTTCAAGGCCTTCCTGATGCGCGGGAACGTGATCGACCTGGCGGTGGCGGTCGTCATCGGCGCCGCGTTCACCAACATCGTGAACTCGGTGGTCAAGGGCATCATCAACCCGATCGTGGGTGCCTTCGGCACGAAGGACCTGGAGGGCTACGCGTCCTGCATCAAGGACAGCTGCAAGATCGTGAACGGCGAGATGCAGGGCATCCAGATCCAGTGGGGCCTGGTGCTCAGCGCCGTCCTCAGCTTCGTGATCACGGCCGCCGTCGTCTACTTCCTGATGGTCCTGCCGATGGCCAAGATCCTCGCCAAGCGTGCCGCGCACGACAAGGCGAAGGAAGGCGTCCAGGAGACCCTGGAGGTCAGCGAGCTGGAGGTGCTCAAGGAGATCCGCGACCACCTGATCGCCCAGCGCGGCCCGAGCTCGGGCTCGACGGCCGGTTCCAACACCTGA